Proteins from a single region of Bos javanicus breed banteng chromosome 25, ARS-OSU_banteng_1.0, whole genome shotgun sequence:
- the LOC133238072 gene encoding ubiquinol-cytochrome c reductase complex assembly factor 4, with translation MSGVLSAPAAGALRALRLVRWASRSPPPPPSGRARAQLAAEGDEEDDPHLPLRFSSSRAAPPRWTVKQSLGTGQQRPWWVVLPLSLSLMALVIWCFFRRETSADQWLRQMLLEEVPEPSDASEKPGAPVAHGART, from the exons ATGAGCGGCGTTTTGTCCGCGCCGGCGGCCGG GGCGCTCCGGGCGCTGAGGCTCGTGCGCTGGGCTTCCCGAAGCCCGCCTCCGCCACCCAGCGGCCGGGCTCGAGCCCAGCTCGCGGCCGAGGGCGACGAAGAGGATGATCCTCACCTCCCCCTTCGGTTTTCCTCCAGCAGAGCCGCGCCGCCCCGCTGGACAGTGAAGCAGTCCCTGGGAACCGGGCAGCAACGACCCTGGTGGGTGGTGCTGCCCTTAAGCTTGTCCCTCATGGCTCTGGTCATTTGGTGCTTCTTTAGGCGGGAGACCAGCGCGGACCAGTGGTTGAGACAGATGTTGCTGGAAGAGGTACCGGAGCCCAGCGACGCTTCTGAAAAGCCTGGAGCTCCGGTGGCCCACGGGGCGAGGACTTAA